A region of the Corynebacterium endometrii genome:
CACCGCGTCCATCGTGGCGCGTGAGGCTGGCACGCTGGCGGGCGTGCCGATCGCCGCGGCCGTCCCGCGGATCCTTGCCGACGACACCGGCGTCGACGTGCAGATTACCGTGCACGCCGGGGACGGGAACCGCGTCGGCGCCGGGACCCCGGTGCTTACAGTTGAGGGGCCGGTGCAGACCCTGCTCACGGCGGAGCGCACCATGCTCAACCTGGTGTCGCAGCTGTCCGGCGTGGCCACGCATACCGCGCGCTGGGTGGAGGCTCTCGAGGGCACCGGCACCCGCGTGCGCGATACCCGCAAGACCATCCCCGGCCTGCGCGAATTACAAAAGTATGCCGTGCGCTGCGGCGGCGGGGTAAACCACCGCATGGGCTTGGGCGATGCCGCGCTGATTAAAGACAATCACGTGGCCGCGGCCGGCTCGATCACCGCGGCCATCGATGCCGTTCGGGCCTACGCACCGGAGACTCCGCTGGAAGTGGAGTGTGACACCGTGGACCAGGTTCGGGAGGCGGTGGACGCGGGCGCCACGCTCATCCTGCTGGATAACATGTCCCCGGCCACTATCCGCGAGGCGCTGGCCTTTACCCAGCCCGCGGGAGTTGCCACCGAAGCCTCCGGCGGCATCACCCTTGAGCGCGCCGCCGAGTATGCGGCCACCGGCGTGGACTATATCGCCGTGGGCGCGCTCACGCATTCGTCACCGGTGCTGGACCTGGGCTTCGATCTCCAGGCATAACCCCCGGCTTCCACGCGCGGGGGTTAAGCGCGGGAAGCTAGGCGCCGGATAGGCCGCGGCGCTTGAGGAGCGGGGCCAGGTCCTTGTCGCGGCCGCGCAACTCGCTGTATGCGCCCTTAAAGTCGCGGGCGGCTCCCCGGGAAAGGATTAGGTCGCGGAACTTCTGCCCGGCGGCGCGGGTGGCCTCTGGACTCGAGGCAGAACCGGCGGCCCCGCGTTCGCGGAACCATTCGAATCCGTCGGCGTCGAGCACCTCGGCCCACAGGTAGGAGTAGTAGCCCGCGGAGTATCCGCCGGCGAAGATGTGGTTGAAGTAGGTAGACCGGTAGCGCGGGCGAATGCTGCCGGCGCCCTCCGGCGCCCGCTCGCCGAGGCCGGCGGCGGCCAGCGCCTCTGCCTCGAACGCGTCGATGGCCTCCGGGGTGGCTTCCAGCTCTTTGGCCTGCTCCGGGGTCAGCGAGTGCCACGCCAGGTCGATGATGGACGCCGCGAGGTATTCCACCGTGGCAAAACCCTGGCCAAAGGCTTTCGCCTTGTCCACCGCGGCGAGCAGGTCATCCGGGATGGGCTCACCGGTTTCTACATGGAAGGCATAGTTTTTGACCAGGGAGGGATCCAGCGCCCAATTCTCATTGATCTGGGAGGGGAATTCCACCCAGTCGCGCGGAACGTTGGTGCCGGAGAAAGTGGGGTAGCGCACGTCCGAGAGGAGGCCGTGCAGAGCGTGGCCAAACTCGTGGAAGACCGTGTGCAGCTCATCGATGCTCAGCAGTGGCGTGGAACCGTCCGCCGGCTTGGTAATTCCCATGACGTTGACGATGACCGGCTTGGATTCCAGCAGCCGGGACTGGTCGCGGAAGGAAGACATCCAGGCGCCGCCGCGCTTCGACGGGCGAGCGAAGTAATCGGTCAGGAGCAGGCCGATGCCCTCCTTCTTGCCGTCCTCGCCTTCGCCGAAGACCTCCCAGACGCGCACGCCCTCCGCGTACCCCTGCAAATCGTCACGGGGCTCCACGGTGATCCCGTACAGGCGCCTTGCCGCCTCGAATACGCCGTCCGTAAGCACCCGGTCTAGCGGGAAGTACTTGCGAAGCTCCTCCTCGTCAAGGGAGAAATCGCGGGCGCG
Encoded here:
- the nadC gene encoding carboxylating nicotinate-nucleotide diphosphorylase, translated to MRVPEATELIRATLAEDLAYGPDVTTLATIPADQHGTASIVAREAGTLAGVPIAAAVPRILADDTGVDVQITVHAGDGNRVGAGTPVLTVEGPVQTLLTAERTMLNLVSQLSGVATHTARWVEALEGTGTRVRDTRKTIPGLRELQKYAVRCGGGVNHRMGLGDAALIKDNHVAAAGSITAAIDAVRAYAPETPLEVECDTVDQVREAVDAGATLILLDNMSPATIREALAFTQPAGVATEASGGITLERAAEYAATGVDYIAVGALTHSSPVLDLGFDLQA
- a CDS encoding M3 family metallopeptidase; amino-acid sequence: MTINPLLVPSPLPYQLPPFAEIKAEHFLPAFEEAFARHDAEISRIVENAEAPTWENTVEALEASGQDLDRAASIFSNLSGTDASAELDAIAEKFYPQYAAHADAIYQNSALYERLQAVTPPEDEESQRLHSHLLRMFVRKGAALEESDKARLSEINQRLSALSEQFGRNLLADTRARAVHFSDAAQLAGLPQSRIDAAAAYAEQVGRDGYVIPLELPTNQSEQARLALPESRAALFEASNLRGSEVNAAGLVEAVRLRAERAQLLGFETHADYVIAEETAGEAAAAKKMLFDLAPAAATNAAGEHKLLAEEAGLHDQGFAPADWPYWESKVRARDFSLDEEELRKYFPLDRVLTDGVFEAARRLYGITVEPRDDLQGYAEGVRVWEVFGEGEDGKKEGIGLLLTDYFARPSKRGGAWMSSFRDQSRLLESKPVIVNVMGITKPADGSTPLLSIDELHTVFHEFGHALHGLLSDVRYPTFSGTNVPRDWVEFPSQINENWALDPSLVKNYAFHVETGEPIPDDLLAAVDKAKAFGQGFATVEYLAASIIDLAWHSLTPEQAKELEATPEAIDAFEAEALAAAGLGERAPEGAGSIRPRYRSTYFNHIFAGGYSAGYYSYLWAEVLDADGFEWFRERGAAGSASSPEATRAAGQKFRDLILSRGAARDFKGAYSELRGRDKDLAPLLKRRGLSGA